A genomic segment from Armatimonadota bacterium encodes:
- the rpe gene encoding ribulose-phosphate 3-epimerase, producing MREVRLSASILAADFTRLGDAVAAAERGGVDWIHIDVMDGRFVPEITIGAVIVEAVRRVTRLPLDVHLMVAEPERHIARFIRAGAASLTVHAEAAADLLQAVRQIKAAGARAAAAVNPATPAEALLSALDEVDMVLVMTVHPGYAGQAFIPDVLPKVRQVRSWLDARPRAVHLQVDGGINETTAKEAIAAGADVLVAAQAIFNGPGGIEASVARLRAAATRRA from the coding sequence ATGCGCGAGGTGCGGCTGTCGGCCAGCATCCTGGCCGCCGACTTCACCCGTCTGGGCGACGCCGTCGCCGCGGCGGAGCGCGGCGGCGTGGACTGGATCCACATCGACGTGATGGACGGCCGGTTCGTGCCGGAGATCACCATCGGGGCGGTCATCGTGGAAGCGGTCCGCCGCGTCACCCGCCTGCCCCTCGATGTGCACCTGATGGTCGCCGAACCGGAGCGCCACATCGCCCGCTTCATCCGCGCCGGCGCCGCCTCTCTCACCGTGCACGCCGAGGCGGCCGCGGACCTGCTCCAGGCGGTCCGTCAGATCAAAGCGGCGGGCGCGCGGGCCGCGGCGGCGGTCAACCCCGCCACGCCGGCGGAGGCCCTCCTGTCCGCGCTGGACGAGGTGGACATGGTCCTGGTGATGACCGTGCATCCGGGCTATGCCGGCCAGGCCTTCATTCCGGACGTGCTGCCCAAGGTGCGCCAGGTCCGGAGCTGGCTGGACGCCCGCCCCCGCGCCGTCCATCTGCAGGTCGACGGCGGGATCAACGAGACGACGGCCAAAGAAGCGATCGCGGCGGGAGCCGATGTGCTCGTGGCGGCCCAGGCCATCTTCAACGGCCCGGGCGGCATCGAAGCCTCGGTGGCCCGCCTGCGGGCGGCGGCGACGCGGCGCGCCTGA